One window of Bifidobacterium pseudocatenulatum DSM 20438 = JCM 1200 = LMG 10505 genomic DNA carries:
- a CDS encoding DsbA family protein codes for MAQNSKDAQKRASRAERRAAEAAEMKARAEQMEKERKQQTLIGAIVMAVLVILVAIGAFTVYHNMHKNTETQASTQTVEEAYDKLQQVENTPKLVDKKGGLLISKDGYGKSVEGAPTVAIYMDFLCPGCGNLHRQLDEDLQKMVDAGQINLDLHFMAFMDKWSTDDYSSRAANAAIYLAEHDSDPSHLITFLEKMYAEDFQPEESSNYKSVSDDQIKEQMIASGVSEDVADKAFGRDYQDWLDAIDTYTPKRSELWNTSGTYKDSMTTPTVTINGKFWDMNQLSTAQETIEEGLLEAIGIKSDDIGKEGVMPSIGSDKDPISNTTGE; via the coding sequence ATGGCCCAGAACAGTAAGGATGCGCAGAAGCGCGCCAGCCGCGCCGAGCGTAGGGCCGCTGAGGCCGCGGAGATGAAGGCTCGCGCCGAACAGATGGAGAAGGAGCGCAAGCAGCAGACCCTCATCGGCGCCATCGTGATGGCGGTGCTGGTGATCCTGGTGGCGATCGGCGCGTTCACCGTGTATCACAACATGCACAAGAACACCGAAACGCAGGCTTCCACCCAGACCGTGGAAGAAGCGTACGACAAGCTGCAGCAAGTCGAAAACACGCCAAAGCTCGTCGATAAGAAGGGCGGATTGCTGATTTCGAAGGATGGCTACGGCAAGTCCGTCGAAGGCGCACCGACTGTTGCGATCTACATGGATTTCCTGTGCCCGGGCTGCGGCAATCTGCATCGTCAGCTTGATGAGGATCTGCAGAAGATGGTCGACGCGGGTCAGATCAATCTTGATTTGCATTTCATGGCGTTTATGGACAAGTGGTCCACCGACGATTATTCAAGCCGCGCAGCGAATGCCGCGATCTATCTGGCCGAGCATGACAGCGATCCGAGCCATCTGATCACCTTCCTCGAAAAAATGTACGCCGAGGATTTCCAGCCTGAGGAAAGCTCGAATTACAAGTCCGTCAGCGACGATCAGATCAAGGAACAGATGATCGCCTCGGGAGTTTCCGAGGATGTGGCGGACAAGGCGTTCGGCCGCGACTACCAGGATTGGCTTGACGCCATCGACACCTATACGCCGAAGCGCTCCGAACTGTGGAACACGTCCGGAACCTACAAAGACAGCATGACCACCCCAACGGTGACCATCAACGGCAAGTTCTGGGATATGAACCAGTTGAGCACTGCGCAGGAGACCATTGAGGAAGGCCTGCTGGAGGCCATCGGAATCAAGTCCGACGACATCGGCAAGGAAGGCGTGATGCCCTCCATCGGCTCCGACAAGGATCCGATCTCCAACACCACTGGCGAGTGA